In Candidatus Desulforudis audaxviator MP104C, a genomic segment contains:
- a CDS encoding alpha/beta hydrolase → MIAPGVPKDKAITVQRVTAAGAPAYLLVPEGAEGCAVVLHGYGGCKEEVLGLGLAVAAAGFTACVPDLPGHGEHLETLTGESIERFTANVKNAGFVAAVGHSLGGRMALALGIKPLCLLSVPLQARFDGRKSELLRVLRARRVREPKPFAGLEEALAALGDSRPGPPVLLLHAARDLPTCLEAAVRAKDAGWTVIAVRGIGHTDIISAPEAVAAVTAWFKGVD, encoded by the coding sequence ATGATCGCGCCCGGCGTTCCTAAGGACAAAGCCATAACGGTGCAACGGGTGACGGCCGCCGGGGCGCCCGCCTATCTGCTGGTGCCGGAAGGTGCCGAAGGATGCGCAGTCGTCCTACACGGATACGGGGGCTGCAAGGAGGAGGTGTTGGGCCTGGGACTGGCGGTGGCCGCCGCCGGCTTTACCGCCTGCGTTCCCGATCTGCCGGGCCACGGGGAGCACCTCGAAACGCTGACAGGGGAAAGCATCGAAAGATTCACCGCCAACGTCAAAAACGCCGGTTTTGTAGCCGCCGTCGGGCACAGTTTAGGCGGGCGGATGGCGCTGGCCCTCGGGATAAAACCCCTCTGTCTCCTCTCTGTACCGTTGCAGGCCCGTTTCGACGGCCGGAAAAGTGAGCTTTTGCGAGTGCTTCGCGCCCGCCGGGTACGCGAGCCGAAACCTTTCGCGGGGTTGGAAGAGGCGCTCGCGGCGCTGGGCGACTCCCGGCCGGGGCCGCCGGTCCTGCTCCTGCACGCCGCCCGGGACCTCCCGACCTGTCTTGAGGCGGCAGTTCGGGCAAAGGATGCCGGCTGGACGGTGATTGCTGTCCGCGGCATCGGGCACACAGACATCATCAGCGCCCCTGAAGCGGTCGCGGCGGTTACTGCATGGTTTAAAGGAGTGGATTAG
- a CDS encoding class I SAM-dependent methyltransferase, whose product MPTAEVFNANSNLYATAVNERFYTRIAGALAKKVARRLTPRRILELGAGTGAGTVVLRRYFPTAAILATDPSKKMLAYNQEKALRGVTYGILAAEEVNCLDEKFDLVFGNMCHHWFAPGTTSKLAALLAPGGAAAFSVPVSGLEKGNGNLLLLRICKELGGRQNHRRLPCPARLRRDFESFGTYFAEKIILRETHSPAFWATLLRARGSWAYLFGNQAAQAESLWQKLSAGCDAVTLYWHIVLVVAKK is encoded by the coding sequence GTGCCCACGGCGGAAGTTTTCAACGCCAACAGCAACCTGTACGCCACAGCGGTCAACGAGCGCTTCTATACCCGGATTGCCGGCGCTTTAGCCAAAAAGGTAGCTAGACGGCTTACGCCCCGGCGAATCCTGGAGCTTGGTGCCGGCACCGGTGCGGGAACGGTGGTACTCCGGCGCTATTTCCCCACCGCCGCGATCCTGGCCACCGACCCGAGCAAAAAGATGCTCGCTTACAACCAGGAGAAGGCGCTCAGGGGTGTCACCTATGGTATCCTCGCCGCCGAAGAAGTCAACTGCCTGGATGAGAAGTTCGATCTGGTCTTCGGCAACATGTGCCACCACTGGTTCGCCCCGGGAACCACTTCAAAGCTCGCGGCTCTCCTCGCCCCCGGCGGTGCTGCCGCCTTCTCCGTTCCGGTAAGCGGCCTGGAAAAGGGGAACGGCAATCTGCTCCTGCTCCGGATTTGTAAGGAGTTGGGTGGCCGGCAAAACCACCGGCGCTTACCCTGCCCAGCCCGCCTGCGCCGGGATTTCGAGAGTTTCGGCACTTACTTCGCCGAAAAGATAATCCTCCGGGAGACACACTCCCCTGCTTTCTGGGCGACCCTCTTGCGGGCGCGCGGCTCCTGGGCTTACCTCTTCGGCAACCAGGCCGCCCAAGCCGAAAGCCTATGGCAAAAACTCAGCGCGGGTTGCGACGCCGTAACCCTCTACTGGCACATCGTCCTGGTGGTGGCAAAAAAATGA
- the bioB gene encoding biotin synthase BioB, which yields MNLQEKTAWITHVARRVIDGDTLSFEEATALLQLPDAVTPFLLGWADVVRKCFHGNRVDLCAIVNARAGRCSEDCRFCTQAACYHTRAPVYPLLPAEGIIRRARAVRSQGIKRFSLVTSGRDPGGDFEKILGITRQLKREVPELKLCASLGIISPTEARALKEAGLDRYHHNLETAASFFPEVCTTHRYEDRVATIRAAQKVGLEVCAGGIIGLGEKPEQRVELALALRELGVTSVPVNILHPVPGTPLATQPPLPALEILRTLAVFRLLLPATTIRYAGGREHNLRDTQVLGLAGGVDALITGDYLTTAGQGTARDRQLIRDLGLEG from the coding sequence ATGAATCTGCAGGAGAAAACCGCGTGGATCACCCACGTCGCCCGGCGGGTAATAGATGGCGACACCCTCTCTTTCGAAGAAGCAACCGCTCTCCTCCAGCTACCTGACGCTGTAACCCCCTTTTTGCTCGGCTGGGCCGACGTGGTAAGAAAGTGCTTCCACGGCAACCGGGTTGACCTCTGTGCCATCGTGAACGCCCGCGCCGGGCGCTGCTCCGAGGACTGCCGCTTTTGCACCCAAGCCGCTTGCTACCACACGCGGGCGCCGGTTTATCCCCTGCTTCCGGCAGAAGGAATCATCCGTCGGGCTAGAGCAGTCCGGTCCCAGGGCATAAAACGCTTTTCCTTGGTTACCAGCGGGCGCGACCCCGGTGGTGATTTCGAAAAAATCCTCGGTATCACCCGACAGCTCAAAAGAGAAGTCCCGGAACTGAAGCTCTGCGCTTCGCTTGGCATCATCTCGCCTACCGAAGCCCGCGCCTTAAAAGAAGCTGGTCTTGATCGCTATCATCACAATCTGGAAACAGCGGCGAGCTTTTTCCCAGAAGTCTGTACCACCCACCGCTACGAGGACCGGGTCGCTACCATCCGTGCCGCGCAGAAAGTGGGCCTTGAGGTCTGTGCCGGCGGCATCATCGGCCTGGGTGAAAAACCGGAGCAGCGGGTAGAGCTGGCCCTCGCCCTGCGCGAACTCGGCGTCACCTCGGTGCCGGTGAATATCCTTCACCCGGTCCCCGGCACCCCGCTGGCCACCCAGCCGCCGCTCCCAGCGCTGGAGATACTGCGTACCCTGGCAGTCTTTCGCTTGCTGCTGCCGGCGACCACCATCCGTTATGCTGGCGGTCGGGAGCACAACCTCCGCGACACTCAGGTGCTGGGGCTCGCCGGCGGCGTCGACGCGCTCATCACCGGTGACTACCTCACCACCGCCGGCCAGGGCACCGCTCGCGACCGGCAGCTCATCCGCGACCTGGGACTGGAGGGCTGA
- a CDS encoding Hsp20/alpha crystallin family protein, with product MGLRRWDPPELTTLREQMNRLWDTLRTGTREAAAPRVDVHQTENEVVAVAELPGVPSKDDIEVQVTKDSISIRGEIKRVHDVREEDFIHSERFYGSFSRILPLPVEVKPNEATGRFENGILEIRIPKTEAGRRPKAHRVDIN from the coding sequence ATGGGCCTGAGACGTTGGGACCCCCCCGAACTGACGACCCTGCGCGAACAGATGAACCGGCTGTGGGACACGCTGCGGACCGGAACGCGGGAGGCCGCCGCCCCGCGGGTCGACGTGCACCAGACAGAGAACGAGGTGGTAGCGGTGGCGGAGCTGCCGGGCGTGCCCTCCAAGGACGACATCGAGGTGCAGGTAACCAAGGACAGCATCTCCATCCGCGGGGAGATCAAACGGGTGCACGACGTCCGCGAAGAGGACTTCATCCACAGCGAGCGGTTCTACGGCAGTTTTTCACGGATCCTGCCCCTGCCGGTCGAGGTCAAGCCGAATGAAGCGACGGGGCGATTCGAGAACGGGATTCTGGAAATACGGATTCCCAAGACCGAAGCCGGCCGCAGACCGAAGGCGCACCGCGTGGACATCAACTAA
- a CDS encoding DUF3231 family protein, producing MKLTDIAKMAGVQGGHLPLLAGEAHAIWRFLTLRYTFFEFTQLVSNYIEDTELKAGVMRGVSSTLQRQIRKTEELLDAFGIPLPPKPPKSVSAVVKSETMRDETIYRMLLIGIQYFQETHTEIQRMMNDDKLRNLFMGWMKEEMKMYDLMVKYGKMKGWYWSAPQYKH from the coding sequence GTGAAGCTTACAGATATTGCCAAGATGGCAGGGGTTCAGGGTGGTCACTTACCGCTGCTGGCCGGTGAGGCTCACGCCATCTGGCGGTTCCTGACGTTACGTTATACCTTCTTTGAGTTTACCCAACTTGTGAGCAACTATATTGAGGACACCGAGTTGAAAGCGGGAGTAATGAGGGGCGTGTCCTCCACTTTGCAGAGGCAAATCAGAAAGACGGAGGAACTCCTGGACGCTTTTGGGATTCCCCTGCCGCCCAAACCGCCGAAGTCGGTGAGCGCCGTGGTGAAATCAGAGACTATGCGGGATGAGACCATCTACCGCATGCTGCTGATCGGCATCCAGTACTTTCAGGAAACTCATACGGAAATACAGCGCATGATGAATGACGACAAGCTGCGCAACCTCTTCATGGGTTGGATGAAGGAAGAAATGAAAATGTATGACCTTATGGTCAAATATGGCAAGATGAAGGGCTGGTACTGGAGCGCCCCCCAGTACAAGCATTAG
- a CDS encoding DUF3231 family protein gives MVQLSDIMDALSSATTGQRQSKLYAGEAHILWETLQQRYDYYEFSQIVINNISDSEFKILASKGVGDTMRTQINRLEDLLNTFGIPLPKRPPETVIESGETDVWRDDTIFNLLLMGIQNFLGVHLRGVKLFVSDGLRNLYNEFMVEELKVHDNLVKYGKLKGWLPSPPAYRQRA, from the coding sequence TTGGTCCAGTTGTCGGACATAATGGACGCGCTCAGCAGCGCAACCACAGGGCAACGGCAGAGCAAGTTATATGCCGGAGAAGCCCACATCCTGTGGGAAACCCTGCAGCAGCGTTACGACTACTACGAATTCAGCCAGATCGTGATCAACAATATCAGCGACTCGGAATTCAAGATACTGGCGTCCAAAGGCGTCGGGGACACGATGAGGACCCAGATCAACAGGTTGGAGGACCTACTGAACACGTTCGGCATACCCCTCCCAAAGCGACCGCCCGAAACCGTGATCGAGTCCGGCGAGACTGACGTCTGGCGGGACGACACAATTTTTAACCTGTTGCTGATGGGTATTCAAAACTTCCTGGGCGTCCATCTCAGAGGAGTTAAACTGTTTGTATCCGACGGGCTGCGAAACCTGTACAATGAGTTTATGGTAGAAGAACTGAAGGTGCACGACAATCTCGTAAAGTACGGCAAGCTTAAGGGTTGGCTGCCAAGCCCGCCGGCGTACAGACAACGGGCCTGA
- a CDS encoding NADH-dependent [FeFe] hydrogenase, group A6, translating to MAVTLTIDGRPVTVEPGTTVLDAARQLGIAIPTLCYLKQLNHRAGACRMCIVEVEGARTYLASCTLPATEGMVVRTGTPGVREARRMILELMLSDHPNECLLCIRSGSCELQAAANLMGLREIRFQRMSRTLYKKDDSSPAIIREPQKCIYCRRCVTVCAEVQTVHAIGPQLRGFATVIAPPYNLPLGDSVCVHCGQCALVCPVGAIYERDDTGAVWAALADPAKHVVVQTAPATRVTLGEAFGLPPGTPVTGKMVAALRRLGFDRVFDTDFTADLTIVEEGNELIHRLTKGGPLPMITSCSPGWIKFIEHFYPEFLPHLSTAKSPQQMFGALAKTYYAEQAGIDPKDMVVVSIMPCTAKKFEAGRPEMNASGYRDVDMVLTTRELVRMLHEACIDLNNMPDEEYDRPMGLSTGAGAIFGATGGVMEAALRTAYELLTGKPLPGIDIEVVRGLDGVRQAAIDLEGNPVRVMVAHGLGHARMLMEKLKAGELKDCHFIEVMACPGGCIGGGGQPICANPDVRQRRAAGIYRLDKGMKLRKSHENPAIIELYERFLGEPLGEKSHKLLHTSYTPRSAHPELARASSPAPQVR from the coding sequence ATGGCCGTTACTCTGACCATAGATGGCCGGCCCGTGACGGTTGAACCGGGGACCACCGTGCTGGACGCGGCCCGGCAGTTGGGCATTGCCATCCCGACCCTCTGCTACCTGAAGCAGTTGAACCACCGGGCCGGGGCCTGTCGCATGTGCATCGTGGAGGTCGAGGGTGCCCGGACATACCTGGCCTCCTGCACCCTGCCGGCCACCGAAGGGATGGTGGTGCGGACCGGCACGCCCGGCGTCCGGGAGGCCCGACGGATGATCCTAGAGCTGATGCTCTCCGACCACCCGAACGAGTGCCTGCTCTGCATCCGGAGCGGCAGTTGTGAACTGCAGGCGGCCGCGAACCTGATGGGCCTCCGGGAGATCCGGTTCCAGCGGATGTCCCGGACCCTTTACAAGAAGGACGACTCCAGCCCGGCGATTATCCGGGAGCCCCAGAAGTGCATTTACTGCCGGCGCTGCGTCACGGTCTGCGCCGAAGTGCAGACGGTGCACGCCATCGGGCCGCAGCTGCGGGGCTTTGCCACGGTGATCGCGCCCCCTTACAACCTGCCCCTGGGCGATTCGGTTTGCGTACACTGCGGACAGTGCGCGCTGGTGTGCCCCGTGGGCGCTATCTACGAGCGTGACGACACTGGGGCCGTCTGGGCGGCGCTGGCCGACCCCGCCAAACACGTGGTGGTGCAGACCGCGCCCGCAACCCGGGTTACACTGGGCGAGGCGTTCGGCTTGCCCCCGGGCACGCCGGTGACCGGCAAGATGGTGGCCGCCCTGCGCCGGCTCGGTTTCGACCGGGTGTTCGACACGGACTTCACGGCGGACCTGACCATTGTCGAGGAAGGGAACGAGTTGATCCACCGCCTCACCAAAGGCGGCCCGCTGCCGATGATCACGTCCTGCAGCCCGGGGTGGATCAAGTTCATCGAGCATTTCTATCCCGAGTTCCTGCCGCACCTGTCCACCGCCAAGTCGCCGCAGCAGATGTTCGGGGCGCTGGCCAAGACCTACTATGCGGAACAGGCCGGGATCGACCCGAAGGATATGGTGGTGGTCTCGATCATGCCCTGCACCGCCAAGAAATTCGAGGCGGGCCGGCCGGAGATGAACGCCAGCGGCTACCGGGACGTGGACATGGTGCTCACTACCCGGGAACTGGTCCGGATGCTCCACGAGGCGTGCATCGACCTGAACAATATGCCGGATGAGGAGTACGACCGCCCCATGGGCCTCTCCACGGGCGCCGGGGCCATCTTTGGCGCCACGGGTGGGGTGATGGAGGCGGCGCTGCGCACAGCCTACGAACTGCTCACCGGGAAACCTTTACCCGGAATCGACATCGAGGTGGTGCGCGGGCTGGACGGTGTCCGGCAGGCGGCCATCGACCTGGAGGGCAACCCCGTCAGGGTGATGGTGGCCCACGGTCTGGGTCACGCCCGGATGTTGATGGAGAAGCTGAAGGCTGGCGAGTTGAAGGACTGCCACTTCATCGAGGTGATGGCTTGTCCCGGCGGCTGCATCGGCGGGGGCGGCCAGCCGATCTGTGCCAATCCCGATGTCCGGCAGCGGCGCGCCGCCGGGATCTACCGCCTGGACAAGGGGATGAAGCTGCGCAAGTCCCACGAGAACCCGGCCATCATCGAGCTGTACGAACGGTTCCTGGGCGAACCGCTGGGCGAAAAATCGCACAAGCTTTTGCATACCAGCTACACGCCGCGGTCGGCCCACCCGGAGTTGGCGAGAGCGAGTAGTCCAGCTCCCCAAGTCAGGTAA
- the nuoF gene encoding NADH-quinone oxidoreductase subunit NuoF, with protein sequence MNITGLAELRAKAHEALRLRANERPVDGYEYHALVCGGTGCVSSGCKSVKSALVDEIRKQGLEAKVRVIETGCLGPCNLGPMITVYPDGIFYEKVTAGDVESVVTEHLREGRPVNRLLHRCPDTGRVLARLPEIPFFNRQKRIVLRNCGIIDPLSIEEYIGRDGYTALARVLNGMTREQVVEEIKKSGLRGRGGAGFPTGLKWQFTLQAEDEPKYVVCNGDEGDPGAFMDRSVLEGDPHSVLEGMAIGGYAVGASKGYAYIRAEYPLAIKNFGAAIKSAREMGLLGTDILDSGFSFDVEIRVGAGAFVCGEETALLHSIAGKRGEPRPRPPFPAQCGLFDKPTVINNVETWANIAPIILRGGDWYAGIGTEKSKGTKVFALAGKIVNTGLVEVPLGTTLREVVYDIGGGMKNGKSLKAIQSGGPSGGAIPAEYIDTPIDYEALAALDSIMGSGGMIVLDEDSCMVDVARFFMDFVQDESCGKCTPCRIGTRRMLEILTRLTQGRATKEDVELLIELANVVKKTALCGLGQTAGNPVLSTTRHYRHEYDRHAVEKQCPTGVCPMRIGPAQAKK encoded by the coding sequence ATGAACATTACCGGACTGGCGGAGTTGCGGGCCAAGGCGCACGAGGCGCTGCGGCTGCGGGCGAATGAACGCCCGGTCGACGGGTACGAATACCACGCCCTGGTCTGCGGGGGCACCGGCTGTGTTTCCTCCGGCTGCAAGTCCGTGAAAAGCGCGCTGGTTGATGAGATAAGAAAGCAGGGCCTGGAAGCGAAGGTGCGGGTGATTGAAACCGGCTGCCTGGGGCCGTGCAACCTGGGACCGATGATCACCGTCTACCCGGACGGGATTTTCTACGAGAAGGTTACGGCCGGGGACGTGGAATCAGTGGTCACTGAGCACCTGCGGGAGGGCCGCCCGGTGAACCGTCTGCTGCACCGGTGTCCGGACACCGGCAGAGTGCTGGCGCGCCTGCCCGAGATCCCCTTCTTCAACCGGCAAAAGCGGATTGTGCTGCGGAACTGTGGGATTATCGACCCCCTTTCCATCGAGGAGTACATCGGCCGCGACGGTTACACGGCACTGGCCCGCGTGCTGAACGGGATGACCAGGGAGCAGGTCGTGGAGGAGATTAAGAAGTCCGGGCTGCGCGGGCGCGGCGGGGCGGGTTTCCCCACTGGCCTGAAGTGGCAGTTCACCTTGCAGGCCGAGGACGAGCCCAAGTACGTGGTCTGCAACGGCGACGAGGGTGACCCCGGGGCGTTCATGGACCGGAGCGTTTTGGAGGGCGACCCGCACTCGGTGCTGGAGGGAATGGCTATCGGCGGTTACGCCGTGGGGGCTTCCAAGGGTTACGCCTATATCCGGGCGGAGTATCCGCTGGCGATCAAGAACTTCGGGGCCGCCATTAAGAGCGCCCGGGAGATGGGTCTTCTCGGCACGGATATCCTGGACTCGGGTTTCAGCTTTGACGTCGAGATCCGTGTCGGCGCCGGCGCTTTCGTATGCGGCGAGGAAACGGCGCTCCTTCATTCCATCGCGGGCAAGCGCGGCGAACCGCGCCCGCGCCCGCCGTTTCCGGCCCAGTGCGGCTTGTTCGACAAGCCCACGGTGATTAACAACGTGGAGACCTGGGCGAACATCGCCCCGATCATCCTGCGCGGCGGCGACTGGTACGCGGGCATCGGCACCGAGAAGAGCAAGGGGACCAAGGTTTTCGCCCTGGCCGGCAAAATCGTCAACACCGGCCTGGTGGAAGTGCCTCTGGGCACCACCCTGCGGGAAGTGGTGTACGACATCGGCGGCGGAATGAAAAACGGCAAAAGCTTAAAGGCGATCCAGAGCGGCGGACCCTCGGGGGGCGCCATCCCCGCGGAGTACATTGACACGCCGATCGACTACGAGGCCCTGGCCGCGCTCGACTCGATCATGGGGTCGGGCGGCATGATCGTCCTGGACGAGGACAGCTGCATGGTCGACGTGGCCCGGTTTTTCATGGATTTCGTGCAGGACGAGTCCTGCGGGAAGTGCACGCCGTGCCGGATCGGCACCAGGCGGATGCTGGAGATCCTGACCCGGCTGACCCAGGGCCGGGCGACGAAGGAAGACGTGGAGCTTTTGATCGAACTGGCCAACGTGGTCAAAAAGACCGCGCTTTGCGGGTTGGGTCAGACCGCCGGGAACCCGGTCTTAAGCACGACCCGGCACTACCGGCATGAGTACGACCGGCACGCGGTTGAAAAACAATGTCCAACCGGCGTCTGTCCCATGCGCATCGGCCCGGCGCAGGCCAAGAAGTAG
- the nuoE gene encoding NADH-quinone oxidoreductase subunit NuoE, producing the protein MPQQEPLLDRLVSYIEAHRGEPSSLIQVLSHVQQTVGYLPKPVLVEVADKLGLSLTEVYGTASFYAFFTFRPRGRHGIALCNGTACYVKGSAAVKVRLEQELGIKAGDTTPDRRFSLDVVRCIGCCALAPVMTVDEDVHAGVEPEKVPEILEQYK; encoded by the coding sequence ATGCCTCAGCAAGAACCTCTTTTGGACCGGTTGGTCAGTTACATAGAGGCCCATCGCGGTGAGCCGTCCAGCCTGATCCAGGTGCTGTCCCACGTCCAGCAGACCGTCGGTTACCTGCCGAAGCCCGTGCTGGTGGAGGTGGCCGATAAACTGGGGCTTTCTTTGACCGAGGTCTATGGAACGGCTTCCTTTTACGCCTTTTTCACCTTCCGGCCGCGCGGCCGTCACGGCATCGCCCTGTGCAACGGCACCGCCTGCTACGTCAAGGGTTCGGCCGCGGTGAAGGTCCGGCTGGAACAAGAGCTGGGGATCAAGGCCGGAGACACTACGCCGGACCGGCGCTTCTCCCTGGACGTGGTCCGGTGTATCGGCTGCTGCGCCCTGGCGCCGGTAATGACGGTGGACGAGGACGTGCACGCCGGGGTTGAACCGGAAAAGGTGCCGGAGATTCTGGAGCAATACAAGTAG
- the hemL gene encoding glutamate-1-semialdehyde 2,1-aminomutase, with product MTRDHFRSAQMFAEAQKYMPGGVNSPVRAFKAVGGDPIFFLRGEGALLFDVDGNRYIDYVASWGPLILGHAHPLVVRAVKECAEFGTSFGAPNELEIELARLLVEALPSVEMVRLVNSGTEATMSALRLARAYTKREKIVKFEGCYHGHADALLVKAGSGALTLGVPTSPGVPEDTARNTVVAGFNDLEGLKELFARLGEEIAAVIVEPVPANMGLVLPRPGFLKGLRDLTAAYGALLVFDEVITGFRLSYGGAQNLYGVQPDLTCLGKIIGGGLPVGAYGGRRDIMEQVAPSGPVYQAGTLSGNPLAMAAGISTIKALAEPGVYEALESKTLRLARGLEEAAARAGAEVYITQTGSMLCVFFQPGPVTDFAGALRSDTARYSRYFQALLERGVYIAPAQFEALFLSTAHTDEHIDRTLEACEEAFRFAFSG from the coding sequence ATGACACGGGATCATTTCCGGTCGGCCCAGATGTTCGCCGAGGCCCAGAAGTACATGCCGGGCGGCGTGAACAGCCCGGTCCGCGCCTTCAAGGCGGTGGGGGGCGACCCGATATTTTTTTTGCGCGGGGAAGGGGCGCTCCTGTTTGACGTGGACGGCAACCGGTACATCGACTACGTGGCCTCGTGGGGCCCCCTGATCCTGGGGCATGCCCACCCGCTGGTGGTCCGGGCCGTGAAGGAGTGCGCCGAGTTCGGGACCAGTTTTGGGGCGCCGAACGAACTGGAGATCGAGCTGGCGCGGCTCCTGGTGGAGGCCCTACCGTCCGTGGAAATGGTCCGGCTGGTCAATTCCGGCACCGAGGCGACCATGAGCGCCCTGCGGCTGGCGCGGGCCTACACCAAGCGTGAAAAAATCGTGAAGTTCGAGGGCTGCTACCATGGCCACGCCGACGCGCTGCTGGTAAAGGCCGGTTCCGGGGCGCTGACCCTCGGGGTGCCGACCAGCCCCGGGGTGCCGGAGGACACGGCTCGGAACACAGTCGTGGCCGGTTTTAACGACCTGGAAGGCCTGAAGGAGCTTTTCGCCCGGCTCGGGGAGGAGATCGCGGCCGTGATCGTCGAGCCGGTCCCTGCGAATATGGGGCTTGTCCTGCCCCGGCCCGGTTTCCTGAAGGGGCTTCGGGATCTGACCGCGGCGTACGGTGCCCTGCTAGTTTTTGACGAGGTGATCACCGGGTTCCGGCTGAGTTACGGCGGGGCCCAGAATCTTTATGGCGTTCAGCCTGACCTGACCTGCCTCGGAAAGATCATCGGGGGCGGACTGCCGGTGGGGGCCTATGGAGGGCGCCGCGACATTATGGAACAGGTGGCCCCGTCCGGGCCGGTCTACCAGGCTGGAACCCTGTCCGGAAATCCCCTGGCGATGGCGGCCGGGATTTCGACCATCAAAGCGCTGGCCGAGCCGGGCGTTTACGAGGCCCTGGAGTCGAAGACCCTGCGGTTGGCCCGGGGATTGGAGGAGGCGGCGGCCCGGGCCGGGGCCGAAGTGTACATCACTCAAACCGGCTCGATGCTGTGCGTATTCTTCCAGCCCGGCCCGGTGACCGACTTTGCGGGGGCGCTGCGTTCGGACACCGCGCGGTACAGCCGTTACTTCCAGGCGCTCCTGGAGCGCGGGGTGTACATCGCCCCGGCCCAGTTCGAGGCGCTGTTTCTGTCGACGGCACACACCGACGAACACATCGACCGGACCCTGGAGGCCTGCGAGGAAGCATTCCGTTTTGCTTTTTCCGGGTAG
- a CDS encoding Lrp/AsnC family transcriptional regulator: MLSDFEKQAIRELQGDLPVESRPFAGMARRLGVTEEKLLETVADFLQRGLMRRFGAALRHQRVGYSGNALVAWVVPPEEIERVGLAIAAYPEVTHCYQRATAPGWPYSLYAMVHRPTEAECRELVRQISAAVGIGEYVVLFSTAELKRSSMQYFR; the protein is encoded by the coding sequence ATGCTGAGTGACTTCGAAAAGCAAGCCATACGCGAGCTTCAGGGGGACCTGCCGGTCGAGAGCCGTCCTTTCGCCGGGATGGCCCGGCGTCTCGGAGTAACCGAGGAAAAGCTCCTGGAGACGGTCGCGGATTTTCTGCAGCGGGGCCTGATGCGGCGCTTCGGGGCTGCCCTGCGGCACCAGCGGGTCGGCTACAGCGGCAACGCCCTGGTGGCCTGGGTGGTGCCGCCGGAGGAGATCGAGCGAGTCGGGCTGGCGATCGCCGCTTACCCCGAGGTGACCCACTGCTACCAGCGGGCTACCGCGCCCGGCTGGCCGTATAGCCTCTACGCCATGGTGCACCGTCCCACTGAGGCCGAGTGCCGGGAACTGGTGCGGCAGATCAGTGCCGCGGTCGGCATCGGCGAGTACGTTGTGCTCTTCAGCACGGCCGAACTCAAACGGAGCAGCATGCAGTATTTCCGATAG
- a CDS encoding AsnC family transcriptional regulator: MKLDDTDRRLLELIQQQIPLSIRPYREIAAELGVQEAEVLERLVRLREAKIIRRMGGFFDSRKLGYTGTLCAMRVPGERINGVAAVVNAYPEVSHNYLRDHEYNMWFTVLAPSAEAVQQIINEIKTRAGIDHILSLPAERVFKIKVRFKVPEVTDAE; encoded by the coding sequence ATGAAGCTTGACGATACCGACCGGCGGCTCTTGGAGCTGATCCAGCAGCAGATCCCGCTTTCCATTCGGCCGTACCGGGAGATCGCGGCCGAACTCGGGGTGCAGGAGGCCGAGGTGCTCGAGCGCCTGGTGCGGCTCCGGGAAGCCAAGATCATCCGGCGGATGGGTGGCTTCTTCGATTCGCGCAAGCTCGGCTACACCGGCACGCTCTGCGCCATGCGGGTCCCCGGGGAACGGATCAACGGGGTGGCCGCAGTGGTCAACGCCTACCCAGAGGTCAGCCACAACTACCTCCGTGACCACGAGTACAATATGTGGTTTACGGTGCTGGCCCCGTCCGCCGAGGCGGTTCAGCAAATCATTAACGAAATTAAAACGCGTGCCGGTATCGACCACATCTTGAGCCTGCCGGCCGAACGCGTCTTTAAAATCAAAGTACGGTTTAAGGTACCCGAGGTGACCGATGCTGAGTGA